The DNA region ATTGTAATAGGAATTTGCTTGAATATTTTTATTCCCCTTCTTTGCTAATTGCTGATAGATTTCAGAAGCTTTTTCTTCTTGCTTTTGTTTTTCCAAAGCATTGGCAAGATTGTATTTTGCCGTTTGATTATTAGGAACAATTTTCAATGCATTTTCGTACGCAGCAGCAGCTTGTTTGTATTTCCCTGCTTGATACAACTTATTTCCTTGCGCAATTTGCTTATTTCCTTTTTGTGCAAAAGAAACTTGGCTCATCGCCAATAATAAACATCCAAATAGAACTATATATTTCAAGATAAACTCCTTTTTCTTTCGGGAATAAACAATTCTATCACCAACAACAATATTGCCAACGCAATCAAATAAGGGAAAAAGTCGGTGAAGTTCTTCCTTCCGGGCATTTTTCCTGTTTCGATTAATTTTTTGTCCATGTTATTGATAGCTGTGGCAATTTCTCTTGGTGCTTGTAGATTATTATCTAGAAGATAGTACTGACCGCCAGTAGCTTTCGCAATATTTTGTAATTCCTTCTGATTTAATTTTGAAATAACAGGTTGACCATTTTTGTCCAATTTTACATCATTAGATCCAGGTTCTGTAATTGTCGAACCTTCTGCCGTACCTACGCCAATCGTGTAAACGACGACTCCACTATTTTTCAAAGTTTTTAAAGCATCATCTGTTTTAGGGTCATGATCTTCCCCATCAGAAATCAAAACAATCGCTTTGTATTTTTTTTCTCCAGTATTAAATGCTTGATTGCAAACGGTTAATGCATCTCCGATTTCGGTTCCTTGTAGCGGAATAATATCCGGATTAGCATTGTCGGCATACATTTGCGCTGCACCAATATCGTCCGTCAAAGGCATTTGCAAAATGGATTGACCTGCAAAAACAACCATTCCTAATCTATTATCACCCAATTGATCAATGAGTGCACTAATTACTTGTTTAGCTTTATCCAAACGAGTAGGTTTGATATCGCTACTTAACATACTTTTACTCACATCCAAAGCGACCATAACGTCGACACCCGCTTTTTTTTCTCCAGCACCATCTTTTGGTTTTTGAAGATTAATTGCTGCGAATATGAGTAAAAGGATAGCAATTGTGCCCACGATAAACTTTATCTGGAAGTTTTTTGCAGAATAATTTCTAATAAGCTTGGCAACGAGTCGGTGTGATCCGAGTTTTTGGATAATATTCTTTTTCCTTTTTACAGCAAGGATAAATATCCAAATCAATGGAATGAATATCAACAGCCACCAAAAATAATCCGTATTTTCAAAAGAGATCATGTTGTATTTAGGTATGGTTCAAATCTACTCGCAAAATCCTACAATAGCAAGAGATAAAATTTATTTTAACATCTTGTATCTTAATTCGTGCCAATTATTTGTCGCCTTTGAAAAGACCTTCGTTGTTTAAGATATCATTTAATATTTTCAATCTTGTTGCAGAAATATCTTTTCCAGGTTGACCCTCAATATTCAAAACAAAGAAATAAGGATGTTTATTTTCTTCGATCCACCCAACAACCCAACCGATAGGTCTGCCATTATCAAATCCCAAACCTGTTTTGTATGCTAAAATATAATTGGAGTTTTGTTGTTGCACCATCACTTTTTTGACAATATTAATCGTTCTTTTTTGAAAAGGTAATTGCTCAAAATATAATCTTTTTACCAAACCTAATTGTTCGTCAGCAGTAATTTTTAAGGAATTATCTAACCAAAATGTGTCGATTTTTGAAGTGATTTTAGTGGATCCATAATGCAAAGTATCTAACCAATTTTGCATTGTATCTTTTCCAATCCTTCTTGCTACTTCTTGGTAATAAGGAACTGCAGAGACTTTGAATGCTTGTTCCATAGTCAAGTCTTTGTCCCATTCCGGACGGCGATGAATACCATCCCATTTGATAATCATTCTTTCATTGTCAATCGCTCCAGTTTCGATACCGATAAGTGAATTGACAATTTTAAATGTAGATGCAGGCAAATATGCAGAATCTTTGTATCTATCTAAATCATAGATATCAAATTGGTCATGTCCATTGTCGTACAAAGCAAAAGAACCTTCTACACCATTGTCTTTAAAATATTTACTCCATTCATCTTTGATGGTAACATTATTAGACTGACAACTTGATAATGTAATGATTACCAATAAGAAAGAAAGAAATTTGACCAAACGCATATTTAAAAATTTGTGGCAAAAGTAAGTAGCATTCTGTATTTAGAAAATTCTAATACAGTTTGATAAGATTTATATTTTTCCAAAATAAAAAATAGAAAATTTTTCTTTCTCCAAATCTACTTTAAGATTCCACATTTTTATCTTCATGTTCTGCGGAATCAACTTCGACTTGCTCTACATAAACGGCATAATCATTTGGTGAAATTTTTCGCCCTTTAAGATTAGCATTGACACGTGTGTAAGTTGCGCCGAAATAGACAATCAAGGCGGAATAATATACCCAAACTAATAACAACATGGCTGATCCAGCGGCGCCGAATATTGTTCCTACCTTGCTGGTTTGCAGATAGTAACCAATCCCAAATTTGCCCACGAGGAACAAAATCGCTGTTGTAATTGCGCCACGTATGACTTCTTTCCACTTGATTTTAGCATCTGGAAGTACTTTATAAATAATTCCAAAAAGCAAAACAGTCACTAAAAAGGATAA from Rhizosphaericola mali includes:
- a CDS encoding vWA domain-containing protein, which encodes MISFENTDYFWWLLIFIPLIWIFILAVKRKKNIIQKLGSHRLVAKLIRNYSAKNFQIKFIVGTIAILLLIFAAINLQKPKDGAGEKKAGVDVMVALDVSKSMLSSDIKPTRLDKAKQVISALIDQLGDNRLGMVVFAGQSILQMPLTDDIGAAQMYADNANPDIIPLQGTEIGDALTVCNQAFNTGEKKYKAIVLISDGEDHDPKTDDALKTLKNSGVVVYTIGVGTAEGSTITEPGSNDVKLDKNGQPVISKLNQKELQNIAKATGGQYYLLDNNLQAPREIATAINNMDKKLIETGKMPGRKNFTDFFPYLIALAILLLVIELFIPERKRSLS
- the blaOXA gene encoding class D beta-lactamase; this translates as MRLVKFLSFLLVIITLSSCQSNNVTIKDEWSKYFKDNGVEGSFALYDNGHDQFDIYDLDRYKDSAYLPASTFKIVNSLIGIETGAIDNERMIIKWDGIHRRPEWDKDLTMEQAFKVSAVPYYQEVARRIGKDTMQNWLDTLHYGSTKITSKIDTFWLDNSLKITADEQLGLVKRLYFEQLPFQKRTINIVKKVMVQQQNSNYILAYKTGLGFDNGRPIGWVVGWIEENKHPYFFVLNIEGQPGKDISATRLKILNDILNNEGLFKGDK